The following proteins are co-located in the Petroclostridium xylanilyticum genome:
- a CDS encoding JAB domain-containing protein translates to MKQDTLHTEKFLKGLTILTGLPYKKVQQYVKENNPFNILEHPHIMEPNEKQLEKIGLLNEFIASYNILKIYESNEKVTLNSSTLAGQYFLALLGGMKDKERFMVAFLDSGNNIIETKTMSEGSIGQTAVYPREILKYALACDCNAMILAHNHPGGSKNFSPEDRALTQRMVDIFHPLEIKVLDHIIVSGTSYSSMAEKGIVPYQSKGTANYDAIVLGAVPAKERQIRFQDTHSR, encoded by the coding sequence ATGAAGCAGGATACATTGCATACCGAGAAATTTTTGAAAGGGCTTACAATTTTAACAGGACTACCCTATAAAAAGGTTCAGCAGTATGTAAAAGAAAACAACCCCTTTAACATCCTGGAGCATCCCCACATCATGGAACCAAATGAGAAGCAGCTTGAAAAGATAGGGCTGCTCAATGAGTTTATTGCTTCTTACAACATTTTGAAAATCTATGAAAGCAATGAGAAGGTCACGCTCAATTCATCAACCTTAGCAGGCCAATATTTTTTAGCCCTTTTGGGAGGAATGAAGGATAAAGAAAGGTTTATGGTGGCTTTTTTAGACAGCGGCAACAACATCATCGAAACAAAGACCATGTCGGAAGGGAGTATCGGACAAACGGCGGTTTATCCAAGAGAAATATTGAAATATGCCCTTGCTTGTGATTGCAATGCAATGATTTTAGCCCATAACCATCCCGGAGGCTCCAAAAATTTTTCTCCGGAGGATAGGGCATTGACACAGAGAATGGTTGACATTTTTCATCCCCTTGAGATCAAAGTTTTAGACCACATTATTGTGAGTGGCACAAGCTATTCTTCCATGGCAGAAAAAGGGATTGTTCCCTACCAGAGCAAAGGTACGGCAAATTATGATGCTATTGTATTAGGCGCTGTACCTGCAAAGGAAAGGCAGATTAGGTTTCAAGATACGCATTCGCGTTAA
- a CDS encoding DpnD/PcfM family protein, translating to MKTYQAEIKETLCMTVEIEAENAQQAEAMVREAYSNEEYILNAEHFAGVEFAVREKEIEARSRNQKRHEYER from the coding sequence ATGAAAACCTATCAGGCGGAAATCAAAGAAACCCTTTGCATGACCGTCGAAATCGAAGCAGAAAATGCCCAACAAGCGGAAGCGATGGTGCGGGAAGCCTACAGCAACGAAGAATACATCCTCAATGCGGAACACTTTGCTGGTGTGGAGTTTGCCGTGCGGGAAAAGGAAATCGAAGCGCGGAGCAGGAACCAAAAGCGCCATGAGTATGAGCGATGA
- a CDS encoding plasmid mobilization protein, protein MLKRSIKITFRLNAQECQRLKKQVKKSGLSQEAFIRTFINGYVPKELPPPDYYAMMRELHAIGSNLNQIAAKANATGHIDRTVFQYEANRLRKAVLDIQAAVTSPERRENNGNHGDMGCDRPP, encoded by the coding sequence ATGCTTAAAAGAAGCATCAAAATAACGTTCCGATTGAATGCACAAGAATGCCAGCGGTTAAAAAAGCAGGTAAAGAAATCCGGCCTTTCGCAGGAAGCATTTATCCGTACCTTCATCAACGGTTACGTGCCCAAAGAACTTCCCCCTCCCGACTATTACGCCATGATGCGGGAACTTCACGCCATCGGCAGCAACTTAAACCAGATTGCGGCAAAGGCAAACGCCACAGGACATATCGACAGGACGGTGTTCCAGTATGAGGCTAACCGGCTCCGCAAGGCCGTGCTGGATATACAGGCGGCGGTCACGTCGCCGGAAAGGAGGGAAAATAATGGCAACCACGGCGATATGGGATGTGACAGACCGCCTTAA
- a CDS encoding ArdC-like ssDNA-binding domain-containing protein has translation MSSFDDLFRQESEQPARQNDRPFDKEAWKQQKQEQREMVYAMIDDTAQTVARDGAAFRKYLDVQSRFDRYSVANALLILAQKPDATRIADFDTWKEQGAFIRKKETGFYILEPGEEYQREDGTVGISCNLKKMFDISQTGNSRKRETPTYPDDRTRIKALMDHAPVPIRISDALPEGTNALYRPEAREIQIRRGMDAGSIFRALAQELAHAEMDTGDGSYRRSDHAFHAYCVSYMLCKQYGVDTNGYRFDRAPQMLEGMDPQEVRAELSVIRKVAGEISGRMNRMLSQQIQQEPER, from the coding sequence ATGAGCAGTTTTGACGATCTTTTCCGGCAGGAAAGCGAACAGCCTGCTCGCCAAAACGACCGGCCTTTTGACAAAGAGGCATGGAAGCAGCAGAAGCAGGAACAGCGGGAAATGGTTTACGCCATGATTGACGACACGGCGCAAACCGTGGCGCGGGACGGTGCTGCCTTCCGGAAGTACCTGGATGTGCAGAGCCGCTTTGACCGCTACAGCGTGGCCAACGCCCTTTTAATCCTTGCGCAGAAGCCGGACGCCACACGCATTGCGGACTTTGACACTTGGAAGGAGCAAGGCGCATTTATCCGCAAAAAGGAAACCGGCTTCTACATCCTGGAGCCGGGTGAGGAATACCAGCGCGAGGACGGCACTGTCGGCATCAGCTGCAACCTAAAAAAGATGTTCGACATTTCCCAGACCGGAAACAGCCGCAAACGGGAAACACCCACCTATCCCGACGACCGCACCCGCATCAAAGCCCTGATGGACCATGCGCCTGTACCCATCCGCATCAGCGATGCCCTGCCGGAAGGCACAAATGCCCTGTACCGTCCGGAAGCAAGGGAAATCCAAATCCGAAGGGGCATGGACGCCGGGAGTATTTTCCGCGCTCTTGCCCAGGAGCTGGCCCATGCGGAAATGGATACGGGAGACGGTAGCTACCGCCGTTCCGATCATGCCTTCCACGCTTACTGCGTATCCTATATGCTCTGCAAGCAATACGGCGTGGATACAAACGGCTACCGTTTCGACCGCGCTCCCCAAATGCTGGAGGGCATGGACCCGCAGGAGGTCCGTGCCGAGCTTTCGGTCATACGGAAAGTTGCCGGTGAAATTTCCGGCAGGATGAACCGGATGCTTTCGCAGCAAATACAGCAGGAGCCGGAACGTTAG
- a CDS encoding helix-turn-helix domain-containing protein, producing the protein MAVSYKKLWKLLIDKDMKKKDLRAAAGISQTSIAKLGKNENVTTDVLVKICKALKCDISDIMEITNDED; encoded by the coding sequence ATGGCCGTCAGTTACAAAAAACTTTGGAAGCTGTTGATTGATAAAGATATGAAGAAAAAGGATTTGCGTGCAGCAGCCGGAATCAGCCAAACGTCCATAGCTAAATTAGGTAAAAATGAAAATGTAACAACGGATGTGCTTGTGAAGATTTGCAAAGCTTTAAAATGTGATATTTCAGATATTATGGAAATTACAAATGACGAAGATTAG
- a CDS encoding VirB4-like conjugal transfer ATPase, CD1110 family has translation MIKTLQKIMKQDKERFIVPGGVQQAIPIRTIWPDGIFRVGNKFSKSFRFEDINYAVASKEDKEAMFLSYSELLNSFDSGATTKITINNRRLNKADFESSILIPLKNDGLDEYRREYNQMLMDKATGANSIVQDKYVTVSVAKKNIEEARNYFSRIGADLITHFSRLGSKCAELDATDRLRILHDFFRAGEETDFRFDLSATMKKGHDFKDYICPDTFEFERDHFHMGSKYGRVIFLREFASYIKDSMVSELCDLNRNIMLSLDIIPIPTDEAVREVENRLLGVETNITNWQRRQNQNNNFSAVVPYDMEQQRKESKEFLDDLTTRDQRMMFAVLTMVHIADSKEQLDSDTETLFTTARKHLCQFSTLTFQQMDGLNTALPYGLRKIDAIRTLTTESTAVFIPFRAQEISHSGGIYYGQNAISKNMIIANRKCLLNGNSFILGVSGSGKSFTAKREIVNQILASDDDIILIDPEREYSSLVKAMGGEIIHISATSSNHINAMDMNRDYGDGANPVILKSEFVLSLCEQLIGGQNLGAKQKSLIDRCTAGVYRKYLQSNYRDNPPTLQDFHAELLKQSEPEAQEIALAIELFTSGSLNTFAKPTNVDVNNRLICYDILDLGKQLLPIGMLVVLDSILNRITQNRVKGKNTFIIIDEIYLLFQHEYSANFLFTLWKRVRKYGAFCTGITQNVDDLLQSHTARTMLANSEFIVMLNQASTDRMELARLLNISDLQLSYITNVEAGNGLIKVGSSLVPFTDQFPRNTKLYRLMTTKPGEQAEI, from the coding sequence ATGATTAAGACCCTGCAAAAAATCATGAAGCAGGATAAGGAAAGGTTTATCGTCCCCGGAGGCGTCCAGCAGGCCATCCCTATCCGCACCATCTGGCCGGATGGGATTTTCCGGGTGGGCAACAAGTTTTCCAAATCCTTTCGCTTCGAGGACATCAATTACGCGGTGGCCTCCAAAGAGGACAAGGAAGCCATGTTTTTGTCCTATTCGGAGCTTCTCAATTCCTTTGACAGCGGAGCCACCACCAAAATCACCATCAACAACCGCAGGCTGAACAAAGCGGACTTTGAAAGCTCCATCCTCATTCCGTTGAAAAACGACGGTCTGGACGAGTACCGCAGGGAATACAACCAAATGCTTATGGATAAGGCCACAGGCGCAAACAGCATTGTACAGGACAAGTATGTCACCGTGTCGGTGGCAAAGAAGAATATTGAAGAAGCCCGCAATTACTTCTCACGCATCGGCGCCGACCTGATAACCCATTTCTCCCGCCTGGGCTCAAAATGCGCGGAGCTGGACGCCACCGACCGCCTTAGAATCCTGCACGATTTTTTCCGCGCCGGCGAGGAAACGGACTTCCGTTTCGACCTGTCCGCCACCATGAAGAAGGGCCATGATTTCAAGGACTATATCTGTCCCGACACCTTTGAATTTGAAAGAGACCACTTCCACATGGGAAGCAAATATGGGCGCGTCATTTTTCTGCGGGAGTTTGCCAGCTACATCAAGGACAGCATGGTGTCCGAGCTTTGTGATTTAAACCGCAATATAATGCTGTCCCTGGACATCATCCCCATTCCTACGGACGAAGCCGTGCGGGAGGTGGAAAACCGCCTTTTGGGCGTGGAAACCAACATCACCAACTGGCAGAGGCGGCAGAACCAGAACAACAATTTTTCCGCTGTCGTCCCCTATGATATGGAGCAGCAGCGCAAGGAAAGCAAGGAATTCCTCGATGACCTGACCACCCGCGACCAGCGGATGATGTTTGCCGTCCTGACGATGGTGCATATTGCGGACAGCAAGGAGCAGCTTGACAGCGACACCGAAACCCTGTTTACCACCGCACGGAAGCACCTCTGCCAATTCTCCACCCTGACCTTCCAGCAGATGGACGGACTGAACACGGCACTGCCTTACGGCCTGCGGAAAATCGACGCCATCCGGACGCTGACCACCGAAAGCACGGCGGTGTTCATCCCCTTCCGTGCGCAGGAAATCTCCCACAGCGGCGGCATCTACTACGGACAAAATGCTATCAGCAAAAATATGATTATCGCCAACCGCAAGTGCCTGCTAAACGGCAACAGCTTCATCCTGGGCGTATCCGGCTCCGGCAAGAGCTTTACCGCCAAGCGGGAAATCGTCAACCAGATACTTGCCAGCGATGACGACATTATCCTGATTGATCCCGAGCGTGAATATTCTTCCCTTGTCAAGGCCATGGGCGGTGAGATCATCCATATTTCCGCCACCTCCTCGAACCACATCAACGCCATGGACATGAACCGGGATTACGGCGACGGCGCAAACCCCGTCATTCTGAAATCCGAATTTGTGCTGTCCCTGTGCGAGCAGTTGATTGGCGGCCAGAACCTGGGCGCAAAGCAGAAATCTCTCATCGACCGCTGCACCGCCGGCGTATACCGGAAGTACCTGCAAAGCAATTACCGGGATAACCCGCCCACCTTGCAGGACTTCCATGCGGAGTTGCTGAAGCAGTCGGAGCCGGAAGCGCAGGAAATCGCCCTTGCCATTGAGCTGTTTACCAGCGGCAGCCTGAACACCTTTGCCAAGCCGACCAATGTGGACGTGAACAACCGCCTCATCTGCTATGACATCCTCGACCTGGGCAAGCAGCTCCTTCCCATCGGGATGCTGGTAGTATTGGACAGTATTTTAAACCGCATCACGCAGAACCGGGTAAAAGGTAAAAATACCTTCATCATTATTGACGAGATTTATCTGCTGTTCCAGCATGAGTACAGCGCCAACTTCCTGTTTACGCTCTGGAAGCGCGTCCGAAAGTATGGCGCTTTTTGCACGGGCATCACCCAAAACGTGGACGACCTTTTGCAGAGCCACACGGCAAGGACGATGCTGGCAAACAGTGAATTCATCGTCATGCTCAACCAAGCCAGCACCGACCGCATGGAGCTTGCCAGGCTCCTAAACATTTCCGACCTGCAGCTTTCCTACATCACAAACGTGGAAGCAGGCAACGGGCTAATTAAAGTTGGAAGCTCTCTTGTCCCCTTCACCGACCAATTCCCGCGCAACACCAAGCTTTACCGCTTGATGACCACAAAGCCCGGCGAACAGGCGGAAATATAG
- a CDS encoding relaxase/mobilization nuclease domain-containing protein has protein sequence MATTAIWDVTDRLNRVIDYATNPEKTENLDFSSPDFQGLQNVLEYTEQDAKTENQFYVTGINCDPATACEQMSRTKLQFQKTDGILAFHGYQSFAPGEATPETAHAIGVKLAQELWGDRFEVVVSTHLDKHHLHNHFVLNSVSFMDGKRYYDNNATYALMRQTSDRLCREYSLSVIENPQKGKSKHYAEWKAEQEGKPTWRGLIREDADKAIAASMTFTQFIAALRKQGYEVKTGVKYMAVRPPGKERFVRLKTLGDDYTEDAIKQRILQNRAPKRPEVLPEPKRKRYAVKGGLNPKKTRKLTGLQALYFHYLYKMGILPKHRASSKRTHFLLREDIRYLDELIAQTKLLCTHHIENKEQLLTYQNGLEQEMAALSDACKSLYHRLRRCKDDEQTAQYKQQISELSSKLSLLRKEVKLCTGILSRSEEMKKKLLQVQQEEIHQGKEEKTYEQRSRRSGPNRQYEP, from the coding sequence ATGGCAACCACGGCGATATGGGATGTGACAGACCGCCTTAACCGGGTGATCGACTATGCTACCAATCCCGAAAAAACCGAGAACCTGGATTTTTCAAGTCCCGATTTTCAGGGCCTGCAGAACGTGCTGGAATATACCGAGCAGGATGCCAAGACCGAAAATCAGTTTTACGTCACCGGCATCAACTGCGACCCGGCCACCGCCTGCGAGCAGATGAGCCGGACAAAGCTGCAATTCCAGAAAACGGACGGCATCCTTGCCTTCCACGGCTACCAGTCCTTCGCTCCGGGGGAAGCCACTCCCGAAACCGCCCACGCCATCGGCGTAAAGCTGGCGCAGGAGCTTTGGGGCGACCGCTTTGAGGTGGTGGTTTCCACCCACCTAGACAAACACCATCTTCACAATCATTTTGTCCTGAACTCCGTATCCTTTATGGACGGCAAGCGGTATTACGACAACAACGCCACCTACGCCCTCATGCGGCAGACCTCCGACCGGCTGTGCCGGGAATATTCCCTGTCTGTTATAGAAAACCCACAAAAGGGCAAATCAAAACACTACGCAGAATGGAAGGCCGAGCAGGAAGGCAAACCCACCTGGCGGGGCCTCATCCGCGAGGATGCAGACAAAGCCATTGCAGCCTCCATGACCTTCACGCAGTTTATCGCTGCTTTACGCAAGCAGGGCTACGAAGTAAAAACCGGCGTAAAATACATGGCGGTGCGTCCTCCGGGAAAGGAACGCTTTGTCCGGCTGAAAACCCTGGGTGACGATTACACCGAGGACGCCATCAAGCAGCGGATACTTCAAAACCGCGCCCCGAAGCGTCCGGAAGTCCTGCCGGAGCCGAAGCGAAAACGCTATGCCGTCAAAGGCGGACTTAATCCCAAAAAGACAAGAAAGCTCACGGGCCTGCAGGCGCTCTACTTCCACTACCTCTACAAAATGGGTATTTTGCCAAAACATCGTGCGTCCAGCAAACGGACGCATTTTTTATTGCGCGAGGACATCCGCTATTTGGATGAACTCATTGCTCAAACCAAGCTGCTGTGTACTCATCACATTGAGAACAAGGAGCAGCTTCTCACGTACCAGAACGGCCTGGAGCAGGAAATGGCAGCCCTGTCCGACGCCTGCAAATCTCTTTACCATCGGCTGCGCCGATGCAAAGACGATGAGCAAACAGCACAGTATAAGCAGCAGATTTCAGAACTTTCCAGTAAGCTGTCCCTGCTCCGGAAGGAGGTGAAGCTCTGTACGGGCATCCTGTCCCGTTCCGAAGAAATGAAGAAGAAACTGCTTCAGGTTCAACAGGAGGAAATCCATCAAGGAAAGGAGGAAAAAACCTATGAACAGCGGAGCCGACGCAGCGGACCAAATCGTCAATATGAGCCTTAA
- a CDS encoding RloB domain-containing protein — MMYRKTYFCVCEGQQEEMYLKRVAFLLKKFPERVVTFNTTYGLPERLKKNYTEYDNAALFDYDFKDTEFRQNIEICEQLQRKSRRENGKNVYHAYSNVNIDLWFILHKEDFNRPVATNDAYIADVRRIYGLNREADIKEKANLERILKQITLEDVRHAIRRADQIRAGKLQSDCFMVGTVACYSNPDFSIHNFLKIVLHDCGEL; from the coding sequence ATGATGTATCGTAAAACCTACTTTTGCGTTTGTGAAGGGCAACAGGAAGAAATGTATTTAAAGCGAGTGGCTTTTCTGTTGAAAAAATTCCCGGAACGTGTTGTTACTTTCAACACGACATACGGTTTGCCTGAAAGACTAAAGAAAAACTACACTGAGTACGATAATGCCGCTCTGTTTGATTATGATTTCAAAGATACGGAGTTTCGTCAAAACATAGAAATCTGTGAACAACTTCAACGAAAAAGCCGGAGAGAAAATGGAAAAAATGTTTATCATGCATACAGCAATGTAAACATAGACTTGTGGTTTATTCTTCATAAGGAAGATTTCAACAGGCCGGTTGCTACAAATGACGCTTACATTGCCGATGTACGCAGAATCTATGGATTGAACCGGGAGGCGGACATTAAAGAAAAAGCTAATCTTGAAAGGATACTAAAGCAGATTACCCTTGAAGATGTAAGACATGCAATCAGGCGGGCAGATCAAATCCGGGCCGGGAAATTGCAATCCGACTGCTTTATGGTAGGTACTGTCGCCTGCTATAGCAATCCGGACTTCTCCATTCATAATTTTCTAAAAATTGTCTTGCATGATTGCGGAGAACTATAA
- a CDS encoding helix-turn-helix domain-containing protein, producing MNISQAVVKRIEGLCRERNLTVNALSNISGVTQSTVNDIVSGKTYNAGIVTIKKLCDGLGISVREFFDCDLFSNLEQEIK from the coding sequence ATGAATATTTCTCAAGCGGTTGTAAAACGCATTGAAGGGTTGTGCAGGGAACGGAACCTGACAGTCAATGCTCTCAGCAACATTTCAGGCGTCACGCAATCAACCGTAAACGATATTGTAAGCGGTAAGACATATAATGCGGGGATTGTCACCATTAAAAAGCTGTGTGACGGACTCGGAATCAGTGTGCGTGAATTTTTTGACTGCGATTTGTTTTCCAATCTGGAGCAAGAGATAAAATAG
- a CDS encoding PcfB family protein, translated as MNSGADAADQIVNMSLKGIEVMAKISGVGAKNLAAYLYAVLKGQKKTKGKIRLEGLLRSGKELKVFAVRNEDLKKFCQEAKRYGVLYCALRDKKSLDGMCDIMVRAEDASKINRIVERFKLATVDTASIKNEIEKSRAAKQKDNIPHKESPDEKAPLEKGTPAEKSADDFLDELMAKPNQPEPSAPQTDNPNPTTATTEKPLPSEPTSERSGKAAEGAIEPPRKSVREELREIKAAQKEQAEPRREPAKEQPQAVKQNAKANRQQPKSKKPKSKAR; from the coding sequence ATGAACAGCGGAGCCGACGCAGCGGACCAAATCGTCAATATGAGCCTTAAAGGGATCGAAGTGATGGCCAAAATCTCCGGCGTGGGGGCGAAAAACCTCGCCGCCTATTTGTATGCCGTCCTCAAAGGCCAAAAGAAAACCAAGGGCAAAATCCGTCTGGAGGGGCTTTTGCGCAGCGGCAAGGAACTAAAAGTCTTTGCAGTGCGCAACGAGGACTTAAAGAAGTTTTGCCAGGAGGCCAAGCGCTACGGCGTTCTGTACTGCGCCCTGCGGGACAAAAAGAGCCTGGACGGGATGTGCGACATCATGGTGCGGGCGGAGGACGCTTCCAAAATCAACCGCATTGTGGAACGCTTCAAGCTGGCCACCGTGGATACGGCAAGCATCAAGAACGAAATCGAGAAATCCAGGGCCGCCAAACAGAAGGATAATATACCGCATAAAGAAAGCCCAGACGAAAAAGCACCTCTCGAGAAAGGAACGCCCGCCGAAAAAAGCGCGGACGATTTTCTGGATGAACTCATGGCAAAGCCCAATCAGCCGGAGCCAAGCGCCCCACAGACCGACAACCCAAACCCCACAACGGCGACGACGGAGAAACCCCTTCCGTCCGAGCCTACCTCCGAGCGCAGCGGGAAAGCCGCCGAGGGTGCTATTGAGCCGCCGAGAAAGTCCGTCCGAGAAGAACTGCGGGAAATCAAGGCCGCTCAAAAGGAACAGGCGGAACCCAGGCGTGAGCCTGCCAAAGAGCAGCCGCAGGCTGTGAAACAAAATGCCAAAGCTAACAGGCAGCAACCTAAATCAAAAAAACCAAAATCGAAAGCGAGGTAA
- a CDS encoding DUF6075 family protein produces MLAAARNNDTFHKAFFYTMGISAETRSHIRSLFDFKEDIIKPEGLSAAWQTGSTQRLCRLAFNLWNGWTEERNENRSTPYELFDCGFAPYFFEAIRLRYPEYCKSMEHPALHFSRSER; encoded by the coding sequence ATGCTTGCGGCGGCACGCAACAACGACACCTTCCATAAAGCATTTTTCTACACAATGGGAATCAGCGCGGAAACGAGAAGCCATATCCGCTCCCTCTTTGACTTTAAGGAGGACATCATAAAGCCGGAGGGCCTTTCGGCTGCATGGCAGACCGGCAGCACACAACGACTGTGCCGCCTCGCCTTTAACCTCTGGAACGGCTGGACGGAGGAAAGAAATGAGAATCGCTCCACGCCCTATGAACTGTTTGACTGCGGTTTTGCTCCCTACTTTTTTGAAGCCATCCGACTGCGTTATCCCGAATATTGCAAAAGCATGGAGCATCCCGCTCTGCATTTTTCCCGATCAGAACGGTAA
- a CDS encoding PrgI family protein encodes MEVKTNREIRDYTESMFFGLSLRQFIFSALAVGVAVCIYFGLRGFFGTETVSWMCVLGVFPFAALGFIKYHGMTAEQFLWAYIKSEFLIPKKLTFYPSNIYYEALKNVIANHEKEEWKRHD; translated from the coding sequence TTGGAAGTAAAGACCAACCGGGAAATCCGGGATTATACCGAAAGCATGTTTTTTGGACTGTCCCTGCGGCAGTTCATTTTTTCTGCCCTGGCCGTCGGCGTGGCCGTATGTATCTATTTCGGCCTGCGGGGCTTCTTCGGTACCGAGACCGTAAGCTGGATGTGTGTTTTGGGAGTTTTCCCTTTTGCAGCCCTTGGCTTTATCAAGTACCACGGCATGACGGCGGAGCAATTTTTGTGGGCATACATCAAATCGGAGTTTCTCATACCTAAAAAGCTGACCTTTTATCCGTCCAACATCTACTATGAGGCACTTAAAAACGTTATCGCGAATCATGAAAAGGAGGAATGGAAACGACATGATTAA